Proteins encoded within one genomic window of Phototrophicus methaneseepsis:
- the cydC gene encoding thiol reductant ABC exporter subunit CydC — protein sequence MRSPKSILWQLIRLMRPFSRQVLLALLLSVATIGSSIGLMMTSAWLISTAGLQLGITSLGVAPTAVRFFGLSRAIFRYLERLISHDVTFRLLAQLRVWFYERIEPLSPAQLRAYSSGDLMSRLVTDIDELQNLYLRVVAPPIVALIITVVMGLVFALFDPLSALVLVIFMVIAGTLLPLFTWWIGKSIGQQVVRARTLMNIHLVDSIQGLADSMAYGYAAQRANTFHTVNDDLAQREQQMARLDGLQGGISVLLVNIAAFCVLLVAVNRVDGVYLATLALGTIAAFEALTPLALATQHLGKEIESAQRVFEVIDSTPIIPEPSAPQAAPTSSMDLNLSHVSFRYAPDEPYVLSDFSLTVPYGQRILIMGESGSGKSSLVNLLMRFWDYETGQISIGSSDLKALAHEDIRQIFGVMTQRTHLFNTTIRENIRIARKEATDEDIETAARAAYIHDFILSLPQGYDTYVGEDGASLSGGERQRVALARILLKDSPIWLLDEITANLDPVTANSVLASVLSAGKERTIIFMTHRAPLTEQSDFSQIITLQIHTNDTQTSETPILS from the coding sequence ATGCGCTCCCCTAAATCCATCTTATGGCAGCTCATCCGCCTGATGCGGCCCTTCTCACGGCAGGTTCTCCTGGCATTGCTGCTCTCTGTCGCGACGATTGGCAGCAGCATTGGCCTCATGATGACCTCAGCATGGCTTATCAGTACAGCAGGCCTACAACTGGGCATTACATCCCTGGGTGTGGCCCCGACCGCCGTACGCTTCTTTGGCTTATCGCGGGCCATCTTCCGCTATCTGGAGCGCCTCATCAGCCATGATGTCACCTTCCGACTGCTGGCGCAGTTGCGAGTCTGGTTTTATGAACGCATTGAACCGCTCTCGCCAGCTCAGTTAAGAGCGTACAGCAGTGGCGACTTGATGTCGCGCCTCGTCACAGATATTGATGAACTGCAAAATCTTTATCTGCGCGTGGTGGCACCCCCTATTGTTGCGCTCATCATCACCGTGGTGATGGGACTCGTCTTTGCCCTATTCGACCCGCTGTCTGCGCTGGTGCTGGTGATCTTCATGGTCATAGCCGGGACGCTGCTGCCTCTCTTCACATGGTGGATTGGTAAATCCATTGGGCAGCAGGTCGTCCGGGCCCGCACCTTGATGAATATTCATCTGGTGGACAGCATCCAGGGCCTGGCGGATAGCATGGCGTATGGTTATGCAGCACAGCGTGCAAATACGTTCCATACGGTCAACGACGACCTGGCACAACGGGAACAACAAATGGCCCGCCTGGATGGCTTACAGGGCGGGATTTCCGTTTTGTTGGTGAATATAGCGGCTTTCTGTGTGCTGCTGGTGGCCGTAAACCGCGTCGATGGGGTCTATCTGGCGACGCTGGCCCTGGGTACGATTGCCGCATTTGAAGCGCTCACGCCGCTGGCCTTAGCGACACAGCACCTAGGCAAGGAGATTGAATCTGCCCAGCGCGTGTTTGAAGTCATCGACAGCACGCCGATTATCCCGGAACCTTCCGCACCGCAGGCAGCACCAACAAGCAGTATGGACCTAAACTTGTCTCATGTATCTTTTCGCTATGCGCCTGATGAACCGTATGTCCTGTCTGATTTTTCACTGACCGTGCCCTACGGCCAGCGTATCCTCATCATGGGCGAGAGCGGCTCCGGCAAGTCGTCATTGGTGAATCTCTTGATGCGCTTCTGGGATTATGAAACAGGGCAAATTTCAATTGGGAGCAGCGACCTTAAGGCGCTCGCACACGAGGACATCCGCCAGATTTTCGGCGTGATGACACAACGCACCCATCTGTTCAACACCACCATCCGTGAAAATATCCGCATCGCTCGTAAAGAGGCGACAGATGAAGACATCGAAACAGCCGCCAGAGCCGCTTACATCCATGACTTCATCCTCTCGCTGCCACAAGGCTACGATACGTATGTTGGTGAAGATGGGGCATCACTCAGCGGTGGGGAGCGTCAGCGCGTGGCCCTGGCACGTATTCTGCTAAAAGATTCGCCCATCTGGCTGTTAGATGAGATCACAGCTAATCTGGACCCCGTCACAGCGAACAGTGTGCTGGCGTCTGTTTTATCTGCTGGCAAAGAGCGCACAATCATCTTCATGACACACCGCGCCCCCCTGACTGAACAAAGTGACTTCAGCCAAATCATTACCTTACAAATCCATACCAACGATACCCAAACGTCAGAAACGCCTATCCTGAGTTAA